Within the Candidatus Bathyarchaeia archaeon genome, the region ACCATCATAGACCTAAGCAAAGAGAAAGAGGTTACAGCTTTTCTTGACGGCGATAGAGGTGGAGAGTTGATCTTAAAGGAGCTGTTGCAGGTTGCAGAATTAGATTACGTCGCAAGGGCCCCTCCAGGCAAGGAGGTTGAGGAGTTGACCCCGAAGGAGATCCTTAAATGCTTAAGGGAGAGGATTCCAGTCTCCGAGATAAAATCAGAGGTAAAGCGCAGACCTACACCTGAGATACCGTCTTCAGTGTTTGAGACCGCGAAAAATATCAAAGGAACTTTAGAGGCCGTCATGTTCGACGAAGCCGGAAATGAGGTAAGAAGAGTTCCAGTCGGCGAACTTGTCGACGCTTTGAAAAACATGGATAATGTGCATACATTACTGTTCGATGGTATAATAACCCAGAGGTTGCTAGATTTAGCTTGGGAGAAAAAGATTAAAAATGTTATAGGCGATAGGCTATCGGAAATAGCGAAGATCCCCGTAGATATTAAAATAATGACCCTGGCGGATATCCTCTAACCTCATTTTACTTCGTGTACGCTAGAAGAAGCTTTCTTAACCTCAGAACACTGAGCGGGAATTTCTGCTCAGTAAAACCATGGCCGTTGAGGCGTTGTCGATCCTTCTTAACCCCAGCCCTTTTTAAACCGAAAAGGTTAATACGCAGCTTAGAACGGTTAAGGGGGTCGGTGAAACAGTCCTTGTCCGAGAGAAAACCTGAGAAATGGGGCATCGCCAACATATACTCCTCGTTTAACAACACGATAGTTCATATCACAGATCTAAGCGGCGCTGAAACCATATCCATCTCTTCAGGTGGGAGACATGTTAAGGCCGACCGCTTAGAGGGAACGCCCTACGCGGCCATGCAAGCGGCGGCGGCTGCGGCTCGTACGGCGTTAGATAAAGGCATCAACGCGTTACATATCAGGGTAAGGGCACCCGGCGGGCATAAGGCGAAAACCCCGGGGCCAGGCGCCCAAGCGGCCATCAGGATCCTCGCCCGACATGGTTTCAGAATCGGTAGAATAGAAGATGTAACACCCATCCCCCATGATGGAACGAGGAGGCCTGGAGGGAGAAGGGGAAGAAGAGTTTAACCAGTTCACATTTATACTCTGCTCCGCTCTTTTACATTCACCGTCAAATTATAGTCGCTTGAAAAGCTTGTTCCTCAAGTTGAATCGTGAAGGCCGGATGAAGGCTTATACTTTAGGATGGCCCCGATTCCTCCAAAGGACTTTAAAAGCATGACGCCTTCATCCGTTTCGGTGGAGATTAACTCAATCTTAGCTCCAGCTTCCTCGCCAATTTCGATGAACTCGTCAACTAGGTCCTTGACCTCGGCGACCATTAAGCTTTGAGCTGAACAACTAGGACACTTCGATGAAGTTATTTCGTTTTGAATCTTTAACAATCTGTCTGGTGAGGTAAGCTCCTCCCTTAAGAACCCGCAGGTGGAGCATTTGATGAAGACGTGTAAAAGGGTTAGTTTCTCGGATAACAAAAGCGTATCAACCATTCGGTTCTCCAGATGTCTTCTCACCAAGCTTTCCCCATACACACCCAACCCAGTTTCATGGCCGATTTCAAACAAAAAGCGTTGAACGACTTTCTTCTCCTCGCTGTACCTAACCCCCCTGAGGAT harbors:
- a CDS encoding 30S ribosomal protein S11, whose product is MKQSLSERKPEKWGIANIYSSFNNTIVHITDLSGAETISISSGGRHVKADRLEGTPYAAMQAAAAAARTALDKGINALHIRVRAPGGHKAKTPGPGAQAAIRILARHGFRIGRIEDVTPIPHDGTRRPGGRRGRRV